One region of Mus musculus strain C57BL/6J chromosome 15, GRCm38.p6 C57BL/6J genomic DNA includes:
- the Zdhhc25 gene encoding zinc finger, DHHC domain containing 25 translates to MSSWVQNHGTSEHSAGLETPLQAPNQRCWFILDPIGILCAMAAWALVLSGGWVLFRDLLIPSNNMLYIVANGVVFHLLASLALASHLRTMLTDPGSVPLGNPPGPDTVSYCTDCHSAIPRTACHCTVCQRCIRKNDHHCPWINNCIGEDNQKYFLLFTMYIGLTSTHVLLLLGIPVLCSYMRGEWDSSSTVSLPAPILFLLLVAIMGFLFAVVMLCSQMCVIYSDKTTTELLYQNTHSGGRWSKCANMKAVCGSHVSLAWLSPFHSPEHYKVSEHHDMA, encoded by the coding sequence ATGTCCTCGTGGGTCCAAAACCACGGCACATCTGAGCACAGCGCCGGGCTAGAGACCCCGCTGCAGGCCCCCAACCAACGCTGCTGGTTCATATTGGATCCCATTGGCATCCTGTGCGCCATGGCCGCGTGGGCGCTGGTACTGAGCGGCGGATGGGTACTGTTCCGGGACCTGCTTATACCATCTAACAACATGTTGTACATAGTAGCCAATGGTGTGGTCTTCCATCTGCTGGCCTCGTTGGCACTCGCGTCACACCTACGGACTATGCTGACCGACCCAGGCTCTGTGCCCCTGGGTAACCCGCCCGGGCCTGACACAGTGTCCTACTGTACCGACTGCCACTCTGCCATACCGAGGACAGCTTGCCACTGTACAGTGTGCCAGCGCTGCATCCGCAAGAACGACCACCACTGTCCGTGGATTAACAACTGCATTGGTGAAGACAACCAGAAGTACTTCCTGCTTTTCACAATGTACATTGGACTTACCTCGACCCACGTTCTGCTCCTGTTGGGCATCCCTGTCCTGTGCAGCTACATGCGAGGCGAGTGGGATTCGAGCAGCACCGTGTCCCTACCTGCCCctatcctctttctcctcctggtgGCGATAATGGGCTTCCTCTTTGCCGTGGTGATGCTCTGCAGCCAAATGTGCGTCATCTACTCAGACAAAACGACAACGGAGCTGCTGTATCAGAACACACACTCAGGGGGCAGATGGTCCAAGTGCGCAAACATGAAGGCCGTCTGTGGCTCCCACGTCTCCCTGGCCTGGCTCAGCCCTTTTCATTCTCCAGAACATTACAAAGTGAGTGAGCACCATGATATGGCCTAA